From a single Melospiza georgiana isolate bMelGeo1 chromosome 5, bMelGeo1.pri, whole genome shotgun sequence genomic region:
- the NKX3-2 gene encoding homeobox protein Nkx-3.2, translating into MSVRGGNALTPFSIQAILNKKEECARHAAGRPPLPGAAGGWRLCGGAEDPPLPAPAARAPAPRTPAGWDSDSALSEDPEGERRSEEEGAGGSARPAEATGGGRPAEEEAQPPEAAERDTTGLSDSEMSAAVSDRSPPEEEDGAGKCGNLLPREEEAAAAPKPRKKRSRAAFSHAQVFELERRFNHQRYLSGPERADLAASLKLTETQVKIWFQNRRYKTKRRQMAADLLAAAPAAKKVAVKVLVRDDQRQYHPGEVLRPPSLLSLQPSYYYPYYCLPGWALSTCAAAAGTQ; encoded by the exons ATGTCCGTCCGCGGCGGCAACGCCCTGACGCCTTTTTCCATCCAAGCCATCCTCAACAAGAAGGAGGAGTGCGCCCGCCACGCGGCGGGgcggccgccgctcccgggGGCGGCCGGCGGCTGGCGGCTGTGCGGCGGCGCCGAGGACCCGCCGCtgcccgcgcccgccgcccgcgccccggccccgcggacGCCGGCGGGCTGGGACTCGGACTCCGCGCTCAGCGAGGACCCCGAGGGCGAGCGGCGCTCCGAGGAGGAGGGCGCCGGTGGCAGCGCCCGCCCCGCAGAAGCCACGGGTGGGGGGCGGCCGGCGGAGGAGGAGGCGCAGCCCCCGGAGGCGGCGGAGCGGGACACCACCGGCCTCAGCGACAGCGAGATGTCGGCCGCCGTCTCAG ATCGCAGCCCTCCGGAGGAAGAGGACGGAGCGGGCAAGTGCGGGAATCTGCTGCCgagggaggaggaggcggcggcggctccgaaGCCGCGGAAGAAGCGCTCCCGCGCAGCCTTTTCCCACGCGCAGGTCTTCGAGCTGGAGCGGCGCTTCAACCACCAGCGCTACTTGTCGGGGCCCGAGCGAGCCGACCTGGCCGCCTCGCTGAAGCTCACCGAGACGCAGGTGAAGATCTGGTTTCAGAACCGGCGCTACAAGACCAAGCGGCGGCAGATGGCCGCCGACCTCCtggccgccgcccccgccgccaaGAAGGTGGCCGTCAAGGTGCTGGTGCGCGACGACCAGAGACAGTACCACCCTGGCGAGGTGCTGCGGCCGCCCtcgctgctctccctgcagccatccTACTACTACCCCTACTACTGCCTTCCCGGGTGGGCTCTGTCCACCTGCGCCGCAGCTGCCGGCACGCAGTGa